From Pirellulales bacterium, a single genomic window includes:
- a CDS encoding saccharopine dehydrogenase NADP-binding domain-containing protein: MSAAEWMIYGANGYTGRLIAEEAARRGMRPVLAGRSADAIVPLATKLGCPHRVFSLDGAAAEQLSSMRVVLHCAGPFSATARPMIDACLKARTSYLDITGEIDVIELAASRHDAAQRAEVAVIPAVGFDVVPSDCLAAQLAAALPTAERLLLAFESTGSLSPGTAKTSLESLPHGGRVRVNGQIVRVPTAWKTREVDFPGRRLMTATIPWGDVASAYHSTGIKNIEVYVAMPPGQIRQLQWTRWLLPLAALPPIQRMARRRIERTVPGPNAQELVKTRSSFWGRVEDTAGQYAEATLVTLGGYPLTVVTSLMFVEAALAGTLPTGFSTPSRALGKNVIERVPGAQFSWRHRPATA; this comes from the coding sequence ATGAGCGCCGCGGAGTGGATGATCTATGGCGCCAACGGTTATACGGGGCGCTTGATCGCCGAAGAAGCGGCGCGCCGCGGGATGCGGCCCGTGCTGGCTGGCCGTTCGGCCGACGCAATCGTGCCGCTGGCCACGAAGCTGGGCTGCCCGCATCGTGTGTTCTCGCTCGATGGTGCGGCCGCTGAGCAGCTTTCCAGCATGCGTGTCGTGCTGCACTGTGCAGGACCGTTTTCAGCCACGGCCCGGCCGATGATCGACGCCTGCCTGAAAGCGCGTACGTCTTATCTGGATATCACCGGTGAGATCGACGTTATCGAATTAGCGGCCAGCCGTCACGATGCGGCGCAGCGGGCTGAGGTGGCCGTAATTCCGGCAGTCGGTTTCGACGTTGTACCGAGCGATTGCCTGGCGGCGCAACTGGCCGCGGCGTTACCGACAGCCGAAAGATTGTTGCTGGCGTTCGAATCGACGGGCAGCCTTAGCCCCGGCACGGCCAAGACATCGCTCGAAAGCCTGCCGCACGGGGGGCGCGTGCGTGTGAACGGTCAAATCGTGCGCGTTCCGACGGCCTGGAAAACACGCGAAGTCGACTTCCCCGGGCGCCGGCTGATGACAGCCACGATTCCCTGGGGGGACGTGGCGAGTGCTTATCATTCGACCGGCATCAAGAATATCGAAGTCTACGTGGCCATGCCCCCCGGTCAGATACGGCAGTTGCAATGGACGCGCTGGTTGCTGCCACTGGCGGCGCTTCCACCGATCCAGCGCATGGCGCGTCGACGTATCGAGCGCACCGTGCCGGGCCCCAATGCCCAAGAGCTGGTGAAGACTCGCTCGTCATTCTGGGGGCGTGTCGAAGATACGGCCGGCCAATACGCCGAGGCGACCCTCGTTACCCTGGGGGGCTATCCGTTGACGGTCGTGACCTCGCTCATGTTCGTCGAGGCAGCACTAGCCGGCACACTGCCGACAGGTTTTTCCACGCCGTCGCGGGCGCTCGGAAAAAACGTTATCGAGCGTGTTCCCGGCGCACAATTCTCTTGGCGCCATCGTCCGGCAACGGCTTAA
- a CDS encoding GDSL-type esterase/lipase family protein: protein MIWNRSKKLFSAWLPLGVLGLLITAHVEVISAASIRMAVLGDSISAGSGVSGGSPNWVAQLKTAGGITFTDKAVGGATSDTVVSGQLSSVVTLAHNGSIDDSTLIIGGNDAVAAALNIAGGGDPTAFINDYVGNIKNVINSIAAANPNVHQVFGNMPDVTVTPAVQEVAAENGITLAQLHLVSLAIGQANAQADAYALSHGVPVVDLYSASQQITPLIPLTLGGHTFTTAFAPDDFHPAVFLQGLLANMVDTAYNQYFHQSLPIISDQQIVRNAGFTPITNPPNTDPTYFNVQPFVILPTPEPASAVLAVMAVLGLLACGRRRIVAVARSVR, encoded by the coding sequence ATGATCTGGAACCGATCCAAGAAACTCTTTTCCGCTTGGCTGCCGCTTGGTGTGCTGGGCCTTCTGATCACGGCCCATGTCGAAGTCATCTCGGCCGCGAGTATCCGTATGGCTGTCCTCGGAGACAGCATTAGCGCCGGTAGCGGCGTCTCGGGCGGATCGCCCAATTGGGTCGCTCAGTTGAAAACGGCCGGCGGCATCACGTTCACCGATAAAGCCGTGGGCGGCGCCACTTCGGACACCGTCGTCAGCGGGCAGCTCAGTTCCGTCGTCACGCTGGCTCATAACGGCTCGATCGACGATTCGACGTTGATCATTGGCGGCAACGACGCGGTCGCGGCCGCGCTCAATATTGCCGGGGGCGGTGATCCCACGGCCTTCATCAATGACTACGTCGGTAATATCAAGAACGTGATCAATTCGATCGCCGCGGCGAATCCAAACGTGCATCAGGTCTTTGGCAATATGCCGGATGTGACCGTTACGCCCGCCGTGCAGGAAGTGGCCGCGGAAAATGGCATCACGCTGGCACAGTTGCATTTAGTGAGCCTGGCGATTGGTCAAGCCAATGCGCAGGCCGATGCCTATGCCTTGTCACACGGCGTGCCGGTGGTCGACTTGTACTCGGCCAGTCAGCAAATCACACCGTTGATTCCCTTGACGTTGGGTGGGCACACCTTCACCACAGCCTTTGCACCCGACGATTTTCATCCCGCTGTGTTCCTGCAGGGCTTGCTGGCGAACATGGTCGACACGGCCTACAACCAATACTTCCATCAATCGTTGCCGATCATCAGCGATCAGCAGATCGTGCGAAATGCTGGCTTCACGCCGATCACGAACCCGCCGAACACGGACCCGACGTACTTCAACGTGCAACCGTTCGTGATTCTGCCGACGCCCGAGCCGGCGAGCGCTGTGTTGGCTGTAATGGCGGTCCTAGGCCTACTTGCTTGCGGACGACGACGTATCGTGGCCGTAGCGCGAAGCGTCCGATGA